DNA sequence from the Deinococcus malanensis genome:
CTTCGTTCATTCTGGAAGACCCGTTCTTCCAGCTTGTCTACCTGCTCTTCGAGCGTATCGGCGACCGTAAAAAAGGTATCGGCCGTATGGTCGAGCAGTTCGTAGGTCACCTCGTGCGGGCTGTTGAGCGCCTCGCGGCCGTTGGCCAGCGGCCACACCCGGCCCAGCGCGAGGGTGCCGTGGCTGCTCAGCGTTAGCACGGCGCCGTCGAACACGAAGATGCTGAGGCGCTCGGTGAACTCGTCGTCGGTGTCGGGGCGCGCGTAACTGCGCACCGTGATAAAGGCATGTTCCGGATACTGCTCGGCGCGGCTCCAGTGCCCGACCTCCAGCACGTCTTCCAGGGCCAGACGGTTCAGCGGGAAGGCGGCTTTCAACTGGGCCAGTTCGGCGTCGGTCGCCGCCTGCGCATCCACCCACACACCACTGGTCTGGTCCTGCCAGTCAAATTCCTGGCCAGTGGCCAGCAGGCGGGCACGAATCATGACGCCCATGCTACGTCGCCTATGCTGTGCTGCGTGGGCACGTGGCTGTGGGTGATGCTGGGCGGGGCGCTGGGGGCCGCGGCCCGCTACGGGGTGATGCTGGTCCTGACGCCGCTGGTTCGCTCCGGCTTTCCGGTGCCGACCCTGCTGATCAACGTGGTGGGCTCGTTTCTGCTGGGCCTGACGGTGGCCCTGGTGGGGCGCGGACTTTGGCCCGAGACCGCGCGTCTGGCCTTCGGCACAGGGTTTCTGGGGGCTTTTACCACCTTCAGCACCTTCAGCGTGGAACTCGACAGTCTGACGGCGCGTGGGTCCGGGGGGATGGCGCTGCTGTACATCAGCCTGAGCGTGAGCCTGGGCGTCCTGGCGGCCGTGGCTGGCCGGCTGCTGGGAGACCGGCTGGGAGCCGCCACATGAGCGGGCGTAAACGCAAGAAAGACACGGCGCGTCCGCCGGAGCAGTTTCTGGAACTGGCCGATGTGCTGACCTATGTGGGGCAGGTCATCGCCAGGGGAGTACCGGGCGGTGTGTGGGTGCGTGCCGAACTGGTCAGCGT
Encoded proteins:
- a CDS encoding magnesium transporter CorA family protein; amino-acid sequence: MIRARLLATGQEFDWQDQTSGVWVDAQAATDAELAQLKAAFPLNRLALEDVLEVGHWSRAEQYPEHAFITVRSYARPDTDDEFTERLSIFVFDGAVLTLSSHGTLALGRVWPLANGREALNSPHEVTYELLDHTADTFFTVADTLEEQVDKLEERVFQNERRNPVADVFELKHLITQARRLANEAREATAILGRYAAASPADLVRYRDVQDSFTRAVSRFEGLREYLTSLLDLHLSLQSQRMNEVMRTLTAVSVIFLPLTFLAGVWGMNFEHMPELRSPYGYVFAWSSFLLVGGLLAAYFKRRGWW
- a CDS encoding fluoride efflux transporter FluC — translated: MLGGALGAAARYGVMLVLTPLVRSGFPVPTLLINVVGSFLLGLTVALVGRGLWPETARLAFGTGFLGAFTTFSTFSVELDSLTARGSGGMALLYISLSVSLGVLAAVAGRLLGDRLGAAT